Genomic DNA from Deltaproteobacteria bacterium:
CTTTTGGCAAAGCTTTTGCCCGGTCTTCCATATTTGAAAAGGAGACCAATTACTTTGTTACACCAAGCCCCATCTTAACCCAGTTCAGCAACAACCACCTTCAGCAGTGGCCCCTCAAAAAGGGTCAGCCTGATTAGCGACAGGGTAGAATCGGGGAATTCTCTGAAGAAACTCTCCGCCCATCCGATCACTCCTGCTCCGGCTCAGCCCTGCCCGTTGCCGAACGAAATACCACCATGCCCTTTTCATCGAACCACACGTCCTGCTCCCCGGGTATGGACAGACAGACCTTGACGCCCTCGCGGGCGGCCCCGCAAATTTCTCGGCCTCCCGGCTTCCTTTAATATCGTCGGGCATGGGCCTCGGTACCCAGTAGGCCGGAAAAGCCCTTACAGACATGTGTATGGGAAGATGATTGTCAGACACCGGCTTCTCCCATTTCCAGAGGGTGTGTGGGGCCGCACCTCACATCCTCTGGTTTCACCTTTCACACTTCTAGGTTTACCTAACCCAAGTTGGCTCCATTTTAGATACTATTCATCCCTGGGCCATGACAGACTGTAACTGACGTTCCTGCCGCCGCCGGGATTTTTGATCAGGACTCCCTTTTTGACCAGATCTGAAATATCTCGTTTAGCGCTCTCTCGACTGACCCTGGTGATCCCTTTATATTTTCTGTTGGTCAATCCTCCTTCAAAACCATGCGGCTCCGATTCCAATAAACGATTGATAACTTTTTTCTGCCGTTCGTTAAATACGACCTCAACCCATTGCTGCCAGAATTTTACTTTTTGCAGTGCATCCTTTATTTCAGCTTCAGATCGTTGAATTGCCCTGTTGAAACACATCAGGAACCATAAAAGCCAGTTCGTAATTTCTCCGTCACCCTTCTGAGTTTTTTCAAGTATATCGTAATATTCATCGCGGTCAGCGTTAATTTGGGCCGACATGCTATACATACGAAAGTCCTTCTGTTCATCTTGAGCTAAAGCCATGTCAGTGATAGCTCGTGCAATACGTCCATTGCCATCCTCAAATGGGTGAATAGACACAAACCAAAAATGTGCCGCCGCAGCGCGCACCAGGCCATCGGATTCGTCTGACGAAGAATGCCACCACTTGAGGAATCGGCCGATCTCGCCTTTGAGGACACTTGCCGGAGGCGCTTCGTAGTGGACACGTTCTTTCCCCAAAGGGCCGGACACCACCTGCATTGGCTCTGATCCCTTACGCCAATCGGCTACCGTGATCCTGTTCATACCGGAATAGCCCGTTGGAAAAAGAGCAGCGTGCCATCCTTTGAGCCTTTGGGGCGTCAGCTTTTTTCCATGGTTGACAGTTGCATCCATAAGC
This window encodes:
- a CDS encoding Fic family protein → MVQYIWQTKTWPNFRWNSDALLRPLGKSRQFQGRLLGEVEYIGLEMKAEVLTEEAFATAAIEGEKLDRDSVRSSVARRLGLPTAGLPPAERQVDGLVEMLMDATVNHGKKLTPQRLKGWHAALFPTGYSGMNRITVADWRKGSEPMQVVSGPLGKERVHYEAPPASVLKGEIGRFLKWWHSSSDESDGLVRAAAAHFWFVSIHPFEDGNGRIARAITDMALAQDEQKDFRMYSMSAQINADRDEYYDILEKTQKGDGEITNWLLWFLMCFNRAIQRSEAEIKDALQKVKFWQQWVEVVFNERQKKVINRLLESEPHGFEGGLTNRKYKGITRVSRESAKRDISDLVKKGVLIKNPGGGRNVSYSLSWPRDE